A section of the Streptomyces agglomeratus genome encodes:
- a CDS encoding transposase: MDTLILDLLDPEEARRPPMAMKDYSDEFKADAVALYESTPGAIYKSIAADLGVNRATLREWVLRDRERRGITAAAAKPGAQPREAVPSADPNERVRQLEARVAELEASERKLATERDILRKAAKYFAGETNW, from the coding sequence GTGGACACGCTGATACTGGATCTGCTCGATCCGGAGGAAGCGAGAAGACCGCCGATGGCGATGAAGGACTATTCGGACGAGTTCAAGGCCGATGCCGTGGCCCTGTACGAGTCCACACCCGGGGCGATCTACAAGAGCATCGCCGCTGACCTGGGCGTCAACCGGGCGACCCTGCGTGAGTGGGTACTGCGGGACCGCGAACGCCGTGGCATCACCGCCGCGGCTGCGAAGCCGGGCGCCCAGCCTCGGGAGGCGGTGCCGTCCGCTGATCCGAACGAGCGGGTGCGGCAGTTGGAGGCCCGGGTGGCCGAGCTCGAGGCAAGTGAGCGCAAACTCGCCACCGAGCGGGACATCCTCCGCAAGGCGGCCAAGTATTTCGCCGGAGAGACGAACTGGTGA
- a CDS encoding IS4 family transposase, translating to MHPWIGLSDDVRLGLLTEWIVPELVDEVLTACGRLGAKPRPLSSRFMVYFVLALALFQQDSYDDVAENLVGALGEMDQSVPNKSSFTRARQQLGAAPLEGVFRRVAGAIAPPTLEAAFWRGMRVAAVDGFLLDVPENDTTRAAFGGQVDSGGRPVGFPQARVVTLTETGTHATIDARIGSFKGGGGEPALATEMAGSAAGMLVLMDRAFPGVALWKAYTQAGAHLLIRARTFVAAKPMEVLPDGTYLTRMNLAGQRRSHPGGGTVRVIDYQVDGGETTRLLTDLLDPAAGPAEELAALYHERWEVESAYRQLKTFQRGRAQVLRSVSPELVRQEIWAHLTP from the coding sequence ATGCATCCATGGATCGGGTTATCCGATGATGTGCGACTCGGGTTACTCACCGAGTGGATCGTTCCTGAGTTAGTGGACGAGGTGCTGACCGCGTGTGGTCGGCTGGGTGCCAAGCCCCGCCCTCTGTCGAGCCGGTTCATGGTCTACTTCGTGCTCGCGCTGGCGCTGTTCCAGCAGGACTCCTACGACGATGTCGCGGAAAACCTGGTCGGGGCCCTGGGCGAGATGGACCAGTCGGTCCCGAACAAGTCGTCGTTCACCAGGGCCCGGCAACAGCTTGGGGCCGCACCGCTGGAAGGAGTGTTCCGCCGGGTGGCGGGAGCGATCGCTCCGCCCACACTCGAGGCGGCGTTCTGGCGCGGAATGAGAGTTGCCGCGGTCGACGGGTTCTTGCTGGACGTGCCGGAGAACGATACGACACGTGCCGCTTTTGGTGGGCAGGTGGACAGTGGCGGTCGGCCCGTCGGGTTTCCGCAGGCCAGGGTGGTGACGCTGACCGAGACCGGTACGCATGCGACGATCGACGCGCGGATAGGCAGCTTCAAGGGCGGTGGTGGCGAGCCCGCGCTGGCGACAGAGATGGCCGGCAGTGCCGCCGGCATGCTGGTGCTCATGGACCGCGCCTTCCCCGGTGTCGCACTGTGGAAGGCCTACACACAGGCCGGAGCACACCTGCTGATCAGAGCCCGCACCTTCGTCGCCGCGAAGCCCATGGAGGTCTTGCCTGACGGGACCTATCTGACCCGGATGAATCTCGCCGGGCAGCGGCGCTCCCATCCGGGCGGCGGGACAGTGAGGGTGATTGACTATCAGGTCGACGGCGGCGAGACAACCAGGCTGCTGACCGACCTGCTCGATCCCGCGGCTGGGCCCGCCGAGGAGCTGGCAGCCCTGTATCACGAGCGCTGGGAGGTCGAATCAGCTTACCGGCAGCTGAAGACCTTTCAGCGGGGAAGGGCCCAGGTCCTGCGGTCGGTGTCGCCGGAACTGGTGCGCCAGGAGATCTGGGCCCACCTGACGCCGTAG
- a CDS encoding papain-like cysteine protease family protein — MGRFRYGTAATAVVLAALGSLAAAGGTAHAEAGQDNIGMYKQEKTQWCWVASGLTIAKFQGYGSTQTDFCNRAQPSYGCNNQPATLGDMAKGWSSLGMAHTGSGLNSAATFNQVYTDVKAARPVAARIGWTSGGGHMNVVYGFDTSNNTIAVADPWPDTATYTWWNYNDYVSNSSSKWTHSRIGISR; from the coding sequence ATGGGCAGATTCAGGTACGGAACCGCAGCGACAGCCGTTGTGCTGGCCGCTTTGGGATCACTCGCGGCCGCAGGAGGAACCGCTCACGCGGAAGCGGGTCAGGACAACATCGGCATGTACAAGCAGGAGAAGACCCAGTGGTGCTGGGTCGCCTCAGGGCTGACGATCGCCAAGTTCCAGGGATACGGGTCCACCCAGACGGACTTCTGCAACCGGGCCCAGCCCTCCTACGGCTGCAACAACCAGCCCGCCACACTCGGCGACATGGCTAAGGGCTGGAGCAGCCTCGGCATGGCCCACACCGGCTCGGGTCTGAACAGCGCGGCCACGTTCAACCAGGTGTACACCGACGTCAAGGCAGCCCGACCGGTCGCCGCCCGCATCGGCTGGACGTCCGGTGGCGGCCACATGAACGTCGTCTACGGCTTCGACACGTCGAACAACACCATCGCCGTCGCCGACCCATGGCCGGACACCGCCACGTACACGTGGTGGAACTACAACGACTACGTGAGCAACAGCTCCTCCAAGTGGACCCACTCCCGCATCGGCATCTCCCGTTAA
- a CDS encoding anti-sigma factor RsbA family regulatory protein, which translates to MSTVTTHEAFVHPALFYRTEQEYTQQTVAFLREGLANGEPMAVAVPGPNLELIKAGLGGDAEGILFLDMTEAGRNPGRIIPKVLRGFADAHPKGRVRIIGEPIWAGRSAVEYPACAQHEALINAAFEGRAVTILCPYDEVRLEPEVIADAKVTHPTVISGDGRESVSDVYDWQAVVDRYNQALSPAPDAAAFSYVGEDLPAVRQFALAQAMGLGLAGERLMDVELAVAELTTNSVVHGGGRGTLAIWAEQGQLVCEVRDAGRLTDPLAGRRPPERGQLGGRGLMLVHYVADLVRVHTGDYGTTVRFYLSL; encoded by the coding sequence ATGAGTACGGTGACCACCCACGAGGCGTTCGTGCACCCTGCCCTTTTCTACCGCACCGAGCAGGAGTACACGCAGCAGACGGTGGCCTTCCTGCGCGAGGGCCTGGCCAACGGCGAGCCGATGGCCGTGGCGGTGCCCGGCCCCAACCTGGAGCTGATCAAGGCAGGTCTGGGCGGGGACGCTGAGGGCATCCTGTTCCTGGACATGACCGAGGCCGGCCGCAACCCGGGGCGGATCATCCCCAAGGTGCTGCGTGGATTCGCCGACGCCCACCCGAAGGGGCGTGTGCGGATCATCGGCGAGCCGATCTGGGCGGGGCGCAGCGCGGTGGAGTACCCGGCGTGCGCGCAGCACGAGGCGCTGATCAATGCCGCGTTCGAGGGCCGGGCGGTGACGATCCTGTGCCCCTACGACGAGGTGCGGCTGGAGCCGGAGGTGATCGCTGATGCGAAGGTCACCCACCCGACCGTCATCAGCGGGGATGGACGTGAGTCGGTCAGCGACGTCTACGACTGGCAGGCGGTCGTCGATCGGTACAACCAGGCGCTGTCGCCTGCACCAGACGCCGCGGCCTTCTCCTACGTTGGTGAGGACCTTCCGGCGGTCCGCCAGTTCGCTCTCGCCCAGGCGATGGGGCTGGGCCTGGCCGGGGAGCGGCTGATGGATGTGGAGCTGGCGGTCGCGGAGCTGACGACCAACAGCGTGGTCCACGGCGGAGGCCGCGGGACACTCGCCATCTGGGCTGAGCAGGGGCAGCTGGTGTGTGAGGTCCGCGATGCGGGCCGGCTGACCGATCCGCTGGCCGGCCGCCGCCCGCCGGAGCGCGGCCAACTGGGCGGCCGGGGTCTGATGCTGGTCCACTACGTGGCCGACCTGGTGCGCGTGCACACCGGTGACTACGGCACGACCGTGCGCTTCTACCTCAGCCTGTGA
- a CDS encoding STAS domain-containing protein, with amino-acid sequence MDAPHVVGGPDPAVLGRAALEVSPLPGRSGIRARGEISVLTRPSWEQALSELARRHAGVSYVELSDVAFVDVAGVSALAVTAMNLPDGRVVVENPPPQLPRVLEMFWPGLDRIEVAL; translated from the coding sequence GTGGATGCCCCACATGTGGTGGGCGGGCCCGACCCGGCGGTGCTCGGGAGGGCCGCGTTGGAGGTGAGCCCGTTGCCCGGTCGTTCCGGGATACGTGCCCGCGGTGAGATCAGCGTCCTCACTCGGCCGTCTTGGGAGCAGGCCCTATCCGAGCTGGCCCGGCGGCACGCGGGCGTGTCGTACGTGGAGCTGTCGGATGTGGCGTTCGTCGACGTGGCCGGGGTGAGCGCGCTGGCGGTCACCGCCATGAACCTGCCCGACGGGAGGGTTGTGGTCGAGAATCCCCCGCCGCAGCTGCCGCGGGTTTTGGAGATGTTCTGGCCGGGCCTGGACCGGATCGAGGTGGCTCTGTGA
- a CDS encoding alkaline phosphatase D family protein produces MAGLRLGPLLRHVDWETGTSATVWVETDRACTAEVRCPGGAGGSAPTFRILGHHYALVVVTGLTPGSATRYEVLLDGERVWPLAGSPQPPSTIHTPPVPATGAVVAFGSCRWAAPAVGEPDPVGPDVLDTLSARLAADPEAERPDVLLLLGDQVYADETSADTRAWIARHRRAASTGSAAPPDQVADYEEYTHLYDESWGDPELRWLLSTVPSCMIFDDHDVIDDWNTSAAWVADMRATPWWHERITSGLMSYWVYQHLGNLSPAELAEDTLYAAVLAADDGTEVLRAFAERADADPATVRWSYRRDFGRTRLVMVDTRAARVLEEQQRAMLDAEEAAWLRTQAFEDPGGVDHLLIGTSLPWLLPPMVHFAEGWHAALCRGERGPRWARFGEWLRRRADLEHWAAFTSSFDNLTETVAEVGRADAAPATVCVLSGDVHHAYVAEPVWATGQQPHSHVFQFTCSPLHNSVPAAIRVGFRFGWSRFAKAIGHLLARHGRVARPAVRWERTGGPWFGNQLMTLTLRGRTARLRLEKASAGGKRGRRGTDRAGARLLGVLDRSLADGS; encoded by the coding sequence ATGGCCGGTCTGAGGCTGGGCCCGCTCCTGCGCCATGTGGACTGGGAGACGGGCACGAGCGCGACGGTGTGGGTCGAGACCGACCGGGCGTGCACGGCGGAGGTCCGGTGCCCTGGCGGCGCCGGTGGTTCGGCCCCCACGTTCCGCATCCTCGGCCACCACTACGCACTGGTAGTCGTGACAGGACTCACCCCCGGGTCCGCCACGAGGTACGAAGTGCTGCTCGACGGCGAGCGGGTATGGCCCCTCGCGGGCTCGCCGCAGCCGCCCAGCACCATTCACACACCGCCGGTCCCGGCGACGGGCGCGGTGGTCGCTTTCGGCTCGTGCCGGTGGGCGGCGCCTGCCGTGGGCGAGCCCGATCCGGTGGGACCCGATGTCCTCGACACCCTCTCCGCCCGGCTCGCCGCCGACCCCGAGGCCGAGCGTCCGGACGTTCTCCTCCTCCTCGGCGACCAGGTGTACGCGGACGAGACCTCCGCCGACACCCGCGCCTGGATCGCCCGGCATCGGCGGGCCGCTAGCACCGGCTCCGCCGCCCCACCCGACCAGGTCGCCGACTACGAGGAGTACACCCACCTCTACGACGAGTCCTGGGGCGACCCCGAACTGCGCTGGCTGCTCTCGACCGTACCCAGCTGCATGATCTTCGACGACCACGACGTCATAGACGACTGGAACACCAGCGCCGCCTGGGTAGCCGACATGCGGGCAACGCCCTGGTGGCACGAGCGGATCACGAGCGGCCTGATGTCGTACTGGGTCTACCAGCACCTCGGGAACCTCTCCCCCGCCGAGCTCGCCGAGGACACGTTGTACGCGGCGGTACTGGCGGCCGACGACGGTACGGAGGTGCTGCGCGCGTTCGCCGAGCGCGCCGATGCCGACCCTGCGACGGTGCGCTGGAGCTACCGCAGGGACTTCGGCCGCACCCGGCTGGTGATGGTCGACACCCGGGCCGCGCGGGTTCTGGAGGAGCAGCAGCGGGCGATGCTGGACGCCGAGGAAGCGGCCTGGCTGCGGACGCAGGCCTTCGAGGACCCCGGCGGCGTTGACCACCTGCTGATCGGGACCTCGCTCCCGTGGCTGCTGCCCCCGATGGTTCACTTCGCGGAGGGCTGGCACGCGGCGCTCTGCCGGGGCGAACGGGGACCTCGCTGGGCACGCTTCGGTGAATGGCTGCGCCGACGCGCGGACCTGGAGCACTGGGCGGCGTTCACCTCGTCGTTCGACAATCTCACGGAGACGGTCGCCGAGGTAGGCAGAGCCGACGCCGCTCCGGCGACGGTGTGCGTGCTCTCCGGAGACGTACACCACGCGTATGTGGCGGAGCCCGTCTGGGCCACCGGACAGCAGCCGCACTCCCACGTCTTCCAGTTCACATGTTCACCACTGCACAACTCGGTGCCCGCAGCCATACGGGTCGGATTCCGTTTCGGCTGGAGCCGGTTCGCGAAAGCGATCGGGCATCTCCTCGCCCGCCACGGACGGGTCGCAAGACCGGCGGTCCGCTGGGAGCGCACCGGCGGACCCTGGTTCGGCAACCAGTTGATGACACTGACACTGCGCGGACGTACCGCGCGGCTACGGCTGGAAAAGGCCTCGGCGGGCGGGAAGCGGGGGCGCCGCGGGACCGACCGCGCCGGAGCGCGGCTCCTCGGTGTCCTCGACCGGAGTCTGGCAGATGGAAGTTGA
- a CDS encoding DUF2267 domain-containing protein — MSYDAFLATIRDRGGYAGLEEAERVLLVALEVLAARLSPATAQALADELSAVVTEALERRSEQKGENEEAEAFGAREFCRRMAERTGVSL, encoded by the coding sequence ATGAGCTATGACGCCTTCCTGGCCACGATTCGTGACCGTGGTGGCTACGCCGGCCTGGAAGAGGCCGAGCGGGTCCTTCTGGTGGCACTGGAGGTGCTGGCTGCTCGGCTCAGCCCGGCTACAGCTCAGGCCTTGGCTGATGAGCTGTCCGCTGTGGTGACGGAAGCGCTGGAGCGCCGCTCGGAGCAGAAGGGGGAGAATGAGGAAGCGGAAGCGTTCGGGGCGCGGGAGTTCTGCCGCCGGATGGCTGAACGGACTGGCGTGAGTCTTTAA
- a CDS encoding CBS domain-containing protein, whose product MLHRRTVGDVMTEEVVTLRPSTPFQQVAALLDANDIASAPVVDDDGAPVGVVSASDVLRHETGMPGPQGQDGNDERAWGKVRARTADGLMSSPVFTARADWTIPRAARELRRRHVKQLPVVGDDGLLTGIVSRSDLLDAFIRTDDEILGEVEQDVLGRILGLDEGTVAVEVQDGSVTLRGHVPEPRLVPVIVGLCQGIDGVVAVDPHLTAARARSGLTPTRQGPEG is encoded by the coding sequence ATGCTGCACCGCCGCACGGTCGGTGACGTGATGACCGAGGAGGTTGTCACCCTCCGTCCCAGCACACCGTTCCAGCAGGTCGCCGCCCTGCTGGACGCGAACGACATCGCCTCGGCCCCGGTCGTCGACGACGATGGCGCCCCCGTGGGCGTCGTATCCGCGTCCGATGTGCTGCGGCACGAGACCGGCATGCCCGGTCCGCAGGGGCAGGACGGGAACGACGAGCGCGCCTGGGGCAAGGTCCGGGCCCGGACCGCGGACGGGCTCATGAGCAGCCCCGTCTTCACCGCTCGCGCCGACTGGACGATCCCCCGGGCCGCCCGGGAACTCCGCAGGCGGCATGTCAAGCAGCTGCCGGTGGTCGGCGACGACGGGCTCCTCACCGGCATCGTCAGCCGTAGCGACCTGCTCGACGCATTCATCCGCACCGACGACGAGATCCTCGGCGAGGTCGAGCAGGACGTCCTGGGGCGCATCCTTGGCCTGGACGAAGGCACTGTCGCAGTCGAGGTCCAGGATGGGTCTGTCACCCTGCGGGGTCACGTCCCGGAACCGCGTCTCGTCCCGGTGATCGTGGGCCTCTGCCAGGGCATTGACGGTGTCGTTGCCGTCGACCCCCACCTCACCGCCGCCCGGGCTAGGTCGGGGCTTACCCCTACGCGCCAAGGCCCGGAGGGGTAA
- a CDS encoding transposase → MRDQCTRSKTGGRTLSLQPRELQEVLDHARLQQSDEQWRAKYGKRAGIEGTIHQAVAVTGIRRARYLGLQKTHLEHVFSAVALNLIRLDAWWNGTAPASATWPASTSHSPRDCDSPRGRYSERESTWVFAATR, encoded by the coding sequence GTGCGCGACCAGTGCACCCGCTCGAAGACCGGCGGCCGGACCCTCTCCCTGCAACCCCGCGAGCTGCAAGAAGTCCTCGACCACGCCCGCCTCCAGCAGAGCGACGAGCAGTGGCGAGCCAAGTACGGAAAACGCGCGGGCATCGAGGGCACCATCCACCAAGCCGTCGCGGTCACCGGGATAAGACGTGCCCGCTACCTCGGTCTCCAGAAGACCCACCTGGAACACGTCTTCTCCGCCGTTGCACTCAACCTCATTCGCCTCGATGCCTGGTGGAACGGGACCGCACCCGCGTCAGCCACCTGGCCCGCCTCGACCTCTCACTCACCGCGTGACTGTGACAGCCCTCGCGGGCGATATTCCGAGAGGGAATCGACCTGGGTGTTCGCCGCTACTCGATGA
- a CDS encoding immunity 49 family protein, translating to MQEVTPHEVREQRLAEALDDIEGRTWGRWHSMRYGSLRLADLEEMRDELLDHVAAAVRATEAGSFDGHETARTALLTAAECSFGVLSVGCWPDGDQEITFPIARESLSSDYIAFGDIVKEAPTARTWLDTFAISLVSGMAWDSQRVIGVMLRGDCAPAIREGVPYSKYTSTSEPADLATMDALCDYLTKASGHLPRDWPTVTLRKPDADERAEAARRLEAAGTLTSDQRLLRVLLDDDQAAFEQALAALLVEHRESAESDPAPRTLLPLDTLALAALAVQTHGWELKVRSGYLPPALLGSPDALRRAAEKAGPNTQGLWTAK from the coding sequence GTGCAGGAAGTGACGCCCCACGAGGTGCGGGAACAGCGTCTGGCCGAAGCGCTCGACGACATCGAGGGACGGACCTGGGGGCGGTGGCACTCGATGCGCTACGGCAGCCTGCGGCTGGCGGACCTGGAGGAGATGCGCGACGAGCTCCTCGACCACGTCGCAGCCGCCGTCCGCGCCACGGAGGCCGGTTCGTTCGACGGGCACGAGACGGCACGAACCGCCCTGCTGACAGCGGCGGAGTGCTCCTTCGGCGTGCTGAGCGTCGGCTGCTGGCCCGACGGCGACCAGGAGATCACCTTCCCGATCGCCCGGGAGAGCCTGAGCAGCGACTACATCGCCTTCGGCGACATCGTCAAGGAGGCGCCCACGGCCCGGACGTGGCTCGACACGTTCGCGATATCTCTGGTGAGCGGGATGGCCTGGGACAGCCAGCGAGTGATTGGCGTGATGCTGCGGGGCGACTGCGCGCCCGCGATCCGTGAGGGCGTGCCGTACTCCAAGTACACCTCGACGTCGGAGCCGGCGGACCTCGCCACGATGGACGCCCTCTGCGACTACCTGACCAAGGCCAGCGGGCACCTGCCCCGCGACTGGCCGACCGTCACCCTGCGCAAGCCGGACGCCGACGAGCGCGCCGAGGCGGCGCGGCGGCTGGAGGCGGCCGGGACCCTGACGTCCGACCAGCGACTGCTGCGCGTCCTCCTCGACGACGATCAGGCCGCCTTCGAGCAGGCGCTCGCCGCCCTCCTCGTCGAACACCGGGAGTCCGCGGAGTCCGATCCCGCGCCGCGCACGCTGCTGCCGCTCGACACCCTCGCCCTGGCCGCCCTCGCGGTCCAGACCCACGGCTGGGAGCTAAAGGTCCGCTCCGGATACCTGCCGCCCGCGCTGCTCGGCTCGCCGGACGCGCTGCGCCGGGCGGCCGAGAAAGCCGGTCCCAACACCCAGGGCCTCTGGACCGCCAAGTAG
- a CDS encoding aminoglycoside phosphotransferase family protein, with amino-acid sequence MSAGQMHPDMHPIDDGLVRRLIAEQFPQWAGLAVKRWPSGGTVNAMYRLGDDMVVRLPLVRGGAEDVLMEQEWLPRLAPHLPMRIPEVLGAGEPAQGYPWSWSVYRWLAGELPEAGALSAPVLLAEDLAAFVAAMRSVTLPNAPAAHRGGPVASLDAETQAAMKELRAIPQEEVDCDAAAAVWKQALQAPGWDEPPVWLHADLMPGNLLVDDGRLAAVIDFGCTGVGDPACDLFPAWNLLPADAREVFREALAVDDATWIRGRGRTLSEALISLPYYRRTNPAMARNARHVIRAVLDEG; translated from the coding sequence ATGAGCGCAGGGCAGATGCACCCCGATATGCACCCCATCGACGACGGTCTTGTACGGCGGCTGATCGCCGAGCAGTTCCCCCAGTGGGCAGGGCTGGCGGTGAAGCGTTGGCCGTCCGGTGGCACGGTCAATGCCATGTACCGGCTGGGCGATGACATGGTCGTAAGGCTGCCGCTGGTCCGGGGCGGAGCTGAGGACGTGTTGATGGAGCAGGAATGGCTGCCCCGTCTGGCTCCCCATCTGCCCATGCGCATCCCCGAGGTGCTCGGGGCCGGGGAGCCGGCCCAGGGGTATCCATGGTCGTGGTCGGTCTACCGGTGGCTGGCGGGCGAGCTTCCCGAAGCGGGGGCACTGAGCGCGCCCGTGCTGCTGGCCGAGGACCTGGCCGCATTCGTGGCGGCGATGAGGAGCGTCACGTTGCCAAATGCGCCGGCCGCACACCGGGGCGGGCCGGTCGCATCGCTCGACGCGGAGACCCAGGCGGCGATGAAGGAATTGCGTGCGATCCCGCAGGAGGAGGTCGACTGCGATGCCGCGGCCGCCGTATGGAAGCAGGCACTGCAGGCCCCGGGCTGGGACGAGCCGCCGGTGTGGCTGCACGCCGATCTGATGCCGGGCAACCTGCTGGTCGACGACGGCAGGCTGGCCGCGGTGATCGACTTCGGGTGCACGGGGGTTGGTGATCCGGCCTGCGACCTGTTTCCGGCGTGGAATCTGCTGCCGGCCGACGCAAGGGAAGTCTTCCGCGAGGCGCTGGCCGTGGACGACGCGACCTGGATCCGCGGCCGAGGGCGGACACTTTCGGAAGCGCTGATCTCGCTGCCGTACTACCGGAGGACGAACCCTGCGATGGCGCGCAACGCCCGGCACGTGATCCGGGCCGTGCTGGACGAAGGCTGA
- a CDS encoding transcriptional regulator produces MMQVSTGQALSKQVSRLEEAGWVTVKKGQVGRRPRTWLRLTEDGAAAYRRHLAALAAIAGPLH; encoded by the coding sequence ATGATGCAGGTCAGCACCGGGCAAGCCTTGTCGAAGCAGGTCTCGCGGCTCGAAGAAGCGGGGTGGGTGACGGTCAAGAAGGGGCAGGTCGGACGTCGGCCGCGGACCTGGCTGCGGCTGACCGAGGACGGAGCAGCCGCCTACCGGCGTCACCTCGCCGCGCTCGCGGCAATCGCGGGCCCCCTGCACTGA
- a CDS encoding ArsR/SmtB family transcription factor yields the protein MGWWEVNADTLASSRFVVSPLCETTASLMALEKGSPAHPAERRWLDSHGPSYRARLAADPVTGLLVHVALGRHRWIADFLTPVPSREDETPGDAEFYDELARIRETPADTARIDLEIAHRGPLPGSLLRADLPERIADLLEWVWRETVASDWPRRRRVIEADVVARTGQLSRAGWAAALDDMHPEMQWLGGNRLQINTRAFPPRKLMGSQLLLVPVTPRRGWISRDRTDSQGTVLRNAVVYPCSGALTDPERAATPEALATLIGAGRASVLGLLDSPMSTTHLVATAGQGLGSVGRHLKVLLDAGLVGRRRAGRSVLYYRTAAGDVLVRAQNS from the coding sequence TTGGGCTGGTGGGAAGTCAACGCGGATACGCTCGCGAGCAGCCGGTTCGTCGTATCGCCTCTCTGCGAGACAACAGCGAGCCTGATGGCCCTGGAGAAGGGCTCACCCGCGCATCCCGCCGAGCGCCGCTGGTTGGACAGCCACGGACCTTCCTACAGGGCACGGCTGGCCGCCGATCCGGTCACAGGCCTGCTGGTGCACGTCGCCCTGGGCAGACACCGCTGGATCGCCGACTTCCTTACGCCGGTGCCGTCTCGAGAGGACGAGACGCCGGGCGATGCGGAGTTCTACGACGAGCTCGCACGGATCCGAGAGACACCGGCCGACACCGCCCGCATCGACCTCGAGATCGCTCACCGCGGACCACTGCCCGGCTCTTTGCTGCGCGCAGATCTGCCGGAACGCATCGCCGACCTGCTGGAATGGGTGTGGCGGGAGACCGTGGCGTCCGACTGGCCGCGGCGGCGACGCGTCATCGAAGCCGACGTCGTCGCGCGTACGGGCCAGTTGAGCCGGGCGGGGTGGGCAGCGGCACTGGACGACATGCATCCGGAGATGCAGTGGCTGGGCGGCAACCGGCTGCAGATCAACACCCGCGCCTTCCCACCCCGGAAACTGATGGGATCACAGCTGCTGCTTGTGCCGGTCACGCCGCGCAGGGGATGGATCTCCAGAGACCGGACGGATTCCCAGGGGACGGTGCTCCGCAACGCCGTGGTGTATCCGTGCTCGGGCGCACTGACGGACCCGGAGCGCGCAGCCACCCCGGAGGCGCTGGCCACACTGATCGGTGCCGGGCGGGCGAGTGTGCTGGGGCTTCTGGACAGCCCTATGAGCACGACGCACCTGGTGGCGACGGCGGGCCAGGGTCTCGGCTCGGTGGGCCGCCACCTCAAGGTGCTCCTGGACGCCGGGCTGGTCGGCCGCCGCCGTGCGGGACGTTCCGTGCTCTACTACCGCACGGCTGCCGGCGACGTACTGGTGCGGGCGCAGAACTCCTAG
- a CDS encoding IS5 family transposase (programmed frameshift): protein MAGRGELNDAAWERIEPLLPQVDGRGRPWRDHRQVVNGVLWRLRTGAPWRDLPERYGPWQTVYERFARWEADGTWARLLEHAQVRDDAVGRVEWTVAVDSTVNRAHQHAAGARKKGPQNGDELEDPGRSQTRQALGRSRGGLTTKVHLAVDGRGLPLSIVLTPGNVNDATAFGQVLDGIRVPRADTGRPRTTPTRVLGDKAYSSRAIRHLLRRRGIAVTIPERRDQAANRRRRGRFGGRPPAFDKEIYRDRNVVERCFARLKQFRAIATRFDKLADRYRAGVVLASLILWLREPVRDHLSDTA from the exons GTGGCAGGTAGAGGTGAGTTGAATGATGCGGCGTGGGAGCGGATAGAGCCCTTGTTGCCGCAGGTGGACGGGCGTGGTCGGCCGTGGCGTGATCACCGGCAGGTGGTCAATGGTGTGCTGTGGCGGTTGCGGACCGGGGCTCCGTGGCGTGACCTGCCGGAGCGGTATGGGCCGTGGCAGACCGTCTACGAGCGATTCGCCCGCTGGGAGGCGGATGGCACGTGGGCAAGGCTGTTGGAGCATGCGCAGGTCCGTGACGACGCGGTGGGCCGGGTGGAGTGGACCGTCGCGGTCGATTCCACGGTCAACCGTGCCCACCAGCACGCCGCCGGCGCACGTAAAAAGGGGCCGCAGA ACGGGGACGAACTGGAAGATCCGGGCCGCTCGCAGACGCGCCAGGCCCTCGGCCGGTCCCGAGGCGGGCTGACCACCAAGGTCCACCTCGCCGTCGACGGCCGGGGCCTGCCCCTGTCGATCGTGCTCACGCCCGGCAACGTCAACGACGCCACCGCATTCGGTCAGGTCCTGGACGGGATCCGCGTTCCGCGAGCCGACACCGGCCGCCCGCGCACGACACCGACCCGAGTCCTGGGCGACAAGGCCTACTCCAGCCGGGCGATCCGGCACCTGCTGCGGCGTCGGGGCATCGCCGTCACGATCCCCGAGCGCCGCGACCAAGCGGCCAACCGCCGGCGCCGAGGGCGCTTCGGCGGCCGGCCGCCCGCCTTCGACAAGGAGATCTACCGCGACCGCAACGTCGTCGAACGATGCTTCGCACGCCTTAAGCAGTTCCGCGCAATCGCGACCAGGTTCGACAAGCTCGCCGACCGCTACCGCGCCGGAGTCGTCCTGGCCTCGCTGATCCTCTGGCTCCGCGAACCCGTCCGTGATCATTTGTCAGACACGGCCTAG